The Metabacillus litoralis genome contains a region encoding:
- a CDS encoding carbohydrate ABC transporter permease gives MTTFEREIYTEKKKLKLKNIGLHAVIILIGMIMLYPLLWMVSSSFKEATEIFKNISFLPTSVTFENYVEGWSGLSGVSFSKFFLNTFILVVFCIIGNVISCSMAAYAFARLEFTLKKVLFAIMLVTMMLPFHVTVIPQYIMFNKLDWINTYIPLILPKFLAVDGFFIFLMVQFIRSIPRDLDEAAKIDGCGPIKMFYKLIMPLALPAVITTIIFTFIWTWNDFFSQLLYLSDIKLYTVALGLRMFLDAMGQNSWGALFAMSTLSLVPLFVIFIFFQKYLIEGITTGGVKG, from the coding sequence ATGACAACTTTTGAACGGGAAATCTACACTGAAAAGAAAAAGCTAAAGCTTAAGAATATTGGATTACATGCAGTCATTATTTTGATCGGTATGATCATGCTCTATCCACTTCTATGGATGGTAAGTAGTTCTTTTAAGGAAGCAACTGAAATTTTTAAAAACATCTCATTTTTGCCGACAAGTGTTACATTTGAAAACTATGTTGAGGGATGGTCAGGTCTTTCAGGAGTTTCATTTAGTAAATTTTTTCTGAACACATTTATTCTAGTTGTTTTTTGTATTATAGGAAATGTCATTTCTTGCTCTATGGCTGCGTATGCTTTTGCAAGATTAGAGTTCACATTAAAGAAAGTACTATTTGCAATCATGCTAGTAACAATGATGCTTCCCTTTCATGTTACAGTCATTCCGCAATACATTATGTTTAATAAGCTTGATTGGATTAATACCTATATACCACTAATTCTCCCAAAATTTTTAGCAGTTGACGGGTTCTTTATTTTCTTAATGGTTCAATTTATTCGGTCAATTCCAAGAGATTTAGATGAAGCAGCAAAAATAGATGGTTGTGGACCAATTAAAATGTTTTATAAATTAATTATGCCTTTAGCCTTACCAGCTGTTATTACAACGATAATCTTTACCTTTATCTGGACTTGGAATGATTTCTTTAGCCAACTTCTATATTTAAGTGATATTAAGTTATACACTGTTGCCCTTGGTTTAAGGATGTTCTTAGATGCAATGGGACAAAACTCTTGGGGAGCGTTGTTTGCGATGTCTACTCTCTCACTAGTTCCGTTGTTTGTCATCTTCATCTTCTTCCAAAAATATTTAATTGAAGGTATTACAACAGGAGGAGTAAAAGGCTAA
- a CDS encoding LacI family DNA-binding transcriptional regulator, translating into MKVTISDVAKKAGVSKSTVSRIINGNHEQNTEETIQRVLKVIEELDYKPNALARSLKSTKTNVIGIILSNLQNQFWSNALEGVEDTCRSLGYNLMICNSNDEGQLEEDHIRSFQMRQLDGLIINPTLKNKHLYQKLMEDGFPFVSINRKIYNLDVHVVTVNNINGANVAIQHLIDIGKKKIAIFLYPPAEISPRLERLEGYKRTLLNNGIEINQSLIQIVGEEKGEVEEAVKQVIHSKHIPDAIFSTNNMMTLEILEGIKNQGLKVPDDIALVGYDETIWAKHLYPPLTTVKQPAYEMGSFAAKKVIQLIEGSKDEVQLPKVVSLEPSLIIRESCGGKRS; encoded by the coding sequence ATGAAGGTAACGATTTCTGATGTGGCCAAGAAGGCTGGAGTTTCTAAGTCAACAGTTTCTAGGATTATAAATGGGAATCATGAACAAAACACAGAAGAGACAATTCAACGAGTTTTAAAAGTGATAGAAGAATTAGATTATAAGCCGAATGCTTTAGCGAGGAGTTTAAAATCAACAAAAACAAATGTGATTGGAATTATTCTATCAAACTTGCAAAATCAGTTTTGGTCTAATGCTTTGGAGGGTGTTGAAGATACTTGTAGAAGTTTAGGCTATAACTTAATGATCTGTAACTCAAATGATGAAGGACAGCTAGAAGAAGATCATATCAGATCTTTTCAAATGAGACAGCTTGATGGATTAATTATAAACCCTACGTTAAAGAATAAACATTTATATCAGAAATTAATGGAAGATGGTTTTCCTTTTGTCTCTATTAATCGAAAAATCTACAACTTAGATGTACATGTGGTAACGGTAAATAACATAAATGGTGCAAATGTTGCTATTCAGCATTTGATAGATATAGGAAAAAAGAAGATTGCTATATTTTTATATCCACCAGCTGAAATTAGTCCTAGGTTAGAACGATTGGAAGGCTATAAAAGAACCCTCTTAAATAATGGAATTGAGATAAACCAATCCCTTATTCAAATTGTAGGAGAAGAAAAAGGGGAAGTGGAAGAAGCGGTGAAACAGGTAATTCATTCTAAACATATTCCCGATGCGATCTTTTCAACGAACAACATGATGACACTTGAAATATTAGAAGGTATAAAAAATCAAGGGCTGAAAGTGCCGGATGATATCGCTTTGGTAGGGTATGATGAAACAATTTGGGCTAAACATCTATATCCCCCACTTACTACAGTCAAACAACCTGCATATGAAATGGGAAGTTTTGCTGCGAAAAAGGTGATTCAATTAATTGAGGGCTCAAAGGATGAAGTACAACTTCCAAAGGTTG